GCACTGGCCGCAGACAAACGATCGCATTTCCTGGCGGGTCGCCATGGTGTTTGGATCGTAGTTGCCTTTGCTTCCTTTGTCACGCCATTCCTGGATGCTTGGCAGGTGCGGGACCGGTGCATCGCTTTTGGCCAATTTGTCGATCCCCAAGATAAATCCCGGGCGGGTCACTCGGATCGACATTGTTTCCGGGTCATGGCAGTCGATACATGACACCGGGTGAGCGCCGCCCATGTGCGGATCGCCGTCCTCCGCTTTTGCGACACCGTCGGGGGTCTTGGTCAGTTCGGCGTGAACTTCCTCGTAATTCTTTTGACTGACCGCTTGGAACCCAGCCAAAACCGCGTCCCACTGGTAGCCTTCGGCCAGCGCTTCTTCAGTCGCTTCTTTGCCCATCGATTCCAAACCGATTCGTCGGTAAGTGGGAATGATCGAAGCGTGGCAGTGAAGGCAAGCGCCCGCTTGTTGAACCTCGGTGACGCGTTTGGTGACCTCTTGGTCGGACAGCATGTGGGCGTGGCCGCGTGCTTCGCGATAGTCAATGCTGAACGCATAGCCGGCGAACAATCGCTTCAGCCAAGGGTGCTTTTCCAGCTTGCTGGGCGGCAACGCGTGGTTGCCACCAAAGTCGGTGTAATCGTCGTTCACCGTCTTTAAGTAATCTTCGTATTGCTGGGGGAAATTCAGTCCCCAGGGTTTGGGGTCGGTGCTGACCTCGGTGACTTCGGCCACCTTCACGAATGGATTTCGGGCTTCCTGTTTCCGCTCGAAAATGTTCACCAACAATGCGACCACGCCGAAAGTGACCGCAGCCACGATCGCGGTTAATAGGGCCAGCCAGCCGAAACTGCGTTGGGTGTTCGATGACATGGTGATGCTGGATTCGTGAAGGAATGAAGAAAGAACAGTGAATGGCAATTCGCTTCGATCGGCGGATCAACGACCCGCGTGTCCGACGTCGGCGTGGCAGTGAACACAAGATTGCATGTCGCGGCCGGCGGCGTCGGGCAACATGCTGTGTACGACCGATTCGTGGCAGTGGATACAGGTGCCTTGCGTGACGCGACGATTGCGGGGTTTGATTCGGATCGGATCTTTGAAACCGCCCGTTGTGAATGCAAGAGAGTGAAAGAACCCGTTGTCAGCTTTGGTGACCCATTTGCCGATGGGGTGATGTGGCAAGTGACAATCGTTGCAAACCGCGACGTGGTGATGGCTGCTTTGCTGCCATGAATCCATGTGGCCCTGCATCACGTGACAGTTGACACACGTTTTGGGATCGTTGCTCAGATAGCTGGCTCCCTTGCCATAGCCGAAGGTGAACGTTCCGACACCGGCAAGAAGTCCAAGACAGCCTGCGAACAAATAGGCACCGGGCCCGAACAATCGCTTGCGAGACGGCTTAGGTATTGTGGGATCGTCTGGTGTATCGGAGTCCGATGATGTTCCATCGTGATCGGATTGCATTACCGCTGTCTCCCGCCCCGTTCGGCAATGGCGACTTGGAAATGGGCTACAAGACGATTGGTACGCCCAAGGTCGGTCGCTGGTCTACGCAGAGTCTATCGAATCGGACGGCTGGATTCCATCAGTCACCGGGGCCGTGCTTGATCTAAGTCAATTTCCTTGGTGGTCAGCGGCCTGTGGATGCCTGAATACCGTTGCTCTTCCAAACCACGCGAGCCATCCAAAGCGAATCATCTGGGATGCCCAGGCCTCATTCGCGTCAAAGTTCCGTTCGCAGGCCATCGAGACTCTGGATCACGCCTTACCGGCCGGCCATCGAATTCCGATGGCCACGAACCGCGGTTGCGGTGGCGTTTGATGGTCAAGCTTCTGGGGTCTCAGGTCGTGATCCCGTCAGGAGGTGGAGGGCGTGGATTTCTCCGGTGTGTTCGCCTGTCGCGGCATTCTACCTCTCGGCCTGCTCATTGTTCGCAGGTGGAAAAACGCAGTGTGCCCGCGACTTGGGCCGGGGTGCTTAGCTACTGCGCACTCAGAGCTCTCCGTGAAACTTTAGGGAAACGGCTTTGATGCGACTTTAGGGTTGCCTCCGGCCACCTTGTGTGCGTGTAGCGTTCGCGGTCACCGCCTTCGCTGAGAAAACGAGAAGGCTGCGACGTTCTGGCGCACTGCCTGCGATGTCAGCAACCAACGTTTCCGTCTCGGGCGCCTCGTTGCACCTGAGTCATTTCCAGTCTGCGGGGCGACGGCATCGATATCAAGGCACAAGAGTTGTTAAGCAAGATCAAGGGTCAGTTCGAAGAGTTAGGTCGCTGGTGTACGGCAAAGCGGTGGCGCACAGCGACCGTCGGGTGGGGCATGACGCAGGCCGGTGTCGCGTTAACGGTTTTGGCGTTGTCCGGGTGTGCGCCCGATAGTGTCACATTGGAAGATTTGGAGGCTGCCGCAGCAAAGGTCGATCTGGGCGACTTGGATGCCGAACAGTTGCTGCAAGAAAGTTCGACAAAGCTGGATTTGGAAAAGACCGACCTAAAGTTCGGCTTCATCAAGCTGACCGATTGCGCGCCGCTGGTGATTGCTAAGGAGAAAGGCTATTTCGCCGACGAGGGCTTGAATGTCGAAATTGAAGCCCAGTCGAACTGGAAGGTTCTTCTGGATCGGGTGATTGACGGGCAGTTGGACGGTGCTCACATGCTGGCCGGCCAGCCCATTGGTGCGACGATTGGTTTCGGTACGAAAGCCGACATCATCACCGCCTATAGCTTGGATTATAACGGAAACGGCATCACGGTCAGCAACG
The DNA window shown above is from Crateriforma spongiae and carries:
- a CDS encoding ammonia-forming cytochrome c nitrite reductase subunit c552, whose amino-acid sequence is MSSNTQRSFGWLALLTAIVAAVTFGVVALLVNIFERKQEARNPFVKVAEVTEVSTDPKPWGLNFPQQYEDYLKTVNDDYTDFGGNHALPPSKLEKHPWLKRLFAGYAFSIDYREARGHAHMLSDQEVTKRVTEVQQAGACLHCHASIIPTYRRIGLESMGKEATEEALAEGYQWDAVLAGFQAVSQKNYEEVHAELTKTPDGVAKAEDGDPHMGGAHPVSCIDCHDPETMSIRVTRPGFILGIDKLAKSDAPVPHLPSIQEWRDKGSKGNYDPNTMATRQEMRSFVCGQCHVEYYCANKMTLTFPWSNGLKMEQLEAEWDNTEFPEGGKFYDYVHKETGTKVYKAQHPEFELWSQGIHARSGVSCSDCHMPYEKKGATKVSSHWVRSPMLNINKACQTCHNIPEQEIVDRVAVIQDRTEQLIDRAAAAMTEMLDAIIAAQEAGVSDDDLAPVRDLQRKAMWRLDYIASENSKGFHARQEAARILAESVDYSRQAIAMCYKLMGSSTPADVAKTFDEADRLASVAESN
- the nrfH gene encoding cytochrome c nitrite reductase small subunit, whose protein sequence is MQSDHDGTSSDSDTPDDPTIPKPSRKRLFGPGAYLFAGCLGLLAGVGTFTFGYGKGASYLSNDPKTCVNCHVMQGHMDSWQQSSHHHVAVCNDCHLPHHPIGKWVTKADNGFFHSLAFTTGGFKDPIRIKPRNRRVTQGTCIHCHESVVHSMLPDAAGRDMQSCVHCHADVGHAGR